A section of the Amycolatopsis sp. AA4 genome encodes:
- a CDS encoding AAA family ATPase produces the protein MDETARLWVQHSLLGDRSLTDPSRDGVWTVDVLRDLDRRFNGNPLVSGEGDGTFAGKWAIQLEHAGPELVLLAAEVLLVHFLFVGSVTYRGKLDVINATVAGTEVTLDPESVPMQAMRQGIGHPGVGFNTRRDLQVGYLIDFCLRLKELGRDERAVLLDDAWALRDFADKTDKPLREMRHIVLHLLHPETFERISSGRHKREIATAFGDLAETSGLDVDEQLFAIRDKLATLMPEGNASGQAIDFYHPPLRVAWESAGDSGEATGDLEALEWKKQIVLYGPPGTSKTYQARGLAETIIRRAALHRWGFKNFIERAELVEAAVAANVFWVQLHPGFGYPEFVRGLRLDGDRTRYHPGLLPSVVDRYHGQAFPDGLAALPVVLVLDEINRTDLSAMFGEAFSLLEAGQRGREVTLPGSNPDEQPATLALPEDLYLIGTMNEIDQSVETLDFALRRRFLWRECPFERETLLEIIQDRWAGAVRGVPYDYAAEQLARFADHAERLNIAISESAVLGRAYHVGHTYFADIVFFLGIWLSTRKSRPANGGYLWRQPRDQPQPPLLDLWSRSLKPLLEQYLAGVDDRDEQMDRFRRVFLGQ, from the coding sequence GTGGACGAAACAGCCCGGCTGTGGGTTCAGCACAGCCTGCTCGGGGACAGGTCGCTGACGGATCCGTCGCGTGACGGGGTCTGGACGGTCGATGTCCTTCGCGACCTCGACCGTCGGTTCAACGGCAATCCGCTTGTCAGCGGGGAGGGAGACGGCACTTTCGCCGGCAAGTGGGCGATTCAGCTTGAGCACGCTGGTCCGGAGTTGGTGCTGCTGGCCGCTGAAGTTCTGCTGGTGCACTTCCTGTTCGTCGGCTCGGTGACATACCGGGGCAAGCTCGATGTCATCAATGCGACGGTGGCCGGCACGGAGGTCACGTTGGATCCGGAGTCGGTGCCGATGCAGGCGATGAGGCAAGGCATCGGCCATCCTGGTGTCGGCTTCAACACGAGGCGGGACTTGCAGGTCGGCTATTTGATCGATTTCTGTCTGCGTCTCAAAGAGCTGGGCCGGGATGAGCGTGCTGTCCTGCTTGATGATGCCTGGGCGCTGCGCGACTTCGCTGACAAGACGGACAAGCCACTGCGGGAGATGCGGCACATTGTGCTTCACCTGTTGCATCCGGAGACTTTTGAGCGCATCTCCTCGGGCCGGCACAAGCGCGAGATCGCGACCGCGTTCGGCGACTTGGCCGAGACTTCGGGGCTCGACGTCGACGAGCAGCTGTTCGCGATCCGGGACAAGCTGGCGACGCTGATGCCGGAGGGCAACGCATCGGGGCAGGCGATCGACTTCTACCACCCGCCGTTGCGCGTCGCGTGGGAGAGCGCCGGGGACTCAGGGGAGGCAACGGGGGATCTGGAGGCCTTGGAGTGGAAGAAGCAGATCGTCCTTTACGGACCGCCGGGCACCAGCAAAACCTACCAGGCGCGGGGCCTCGCGGAGACGATCATCCGCCGTGCCGCGCTGCACCGTTGGGGCTTCAAGAACTTCATCGAACGCGCTGAGCTGGTCGAGGCCGCTGTGGCGGCGAACGTCTTCTGGGTGCAGCTGCATCCGGGATTCGGTTATCCGGAGTTCGTTCGCGGGTTGCGCCTCGACGGCGACCGTACCCGCTACCACCCGGGCCTCCTGCCTTCGGTCGTCGACCGCTACCACGGCCAGGCATTCCCCGACGGGCTCGCGGCGTTGCCGGTGGTCCTGGTGCTGGACGAGATCAACCGGACCGACCTGAGCGCGATGTTCGGCGAGGCGTTCAGCCTGCTGGAGGCCGGGCAGCGCGGTCGTGAGGTGACTCTGCCCGGCAGCAACCCGGACGAGCAGCCTGCCACGCTTGCGCTGCCCGAGGACCTCTACCTGATCGGCACGATGAACGAGATCGACCAGTCGGTGGAGACGTTGGACTTCGCGTTGCGCCGCAGGTTCTTGTGGCGGGAGTGTCCGTTCGAGCGCGAGACGCTTCTGGAGATCATCCAGGATCGCTGGGCCGGCGCTGTCCGCGGCGTCCCGTACGACTACGCGGCTGAACAGCTCGCACGTTTTGCCGATCACGCCGAACGGCTCAACATTGCGATCTCCGAATCGGCGGTGCTCGGCCGTGCGTACCACGTCGGACACACCTACTTCGCGGACATCGTCTTCTTCCTCGGCATCTGGCTGAGCACGCGCAAGAGCCGCCCCGCCAACGGCGGATACCTCTGGCGCCAGCCCCGCGACCAGCCGCAGCCGCCGCTGCTCGATCTGTGGAGCCGCTCGCTCAAACCGCTGCTGGAGCAGTACCTCGCGGGCGTCGACGACCGTGACGAACAGATGGACCGGTTCCGTCGCGTCTTCCTCGGGCAATGA
- a CDS encoding type I restriction endonuclease subunit R has product MAEQLGFSEAEWESVALETLAEQEWQPLPGIAVVQGAENGRASWDDVVLPGRMLAKMRELNPQVPAEYLEQALAEIIQPTSQDAIAENYRLHQICTQGYRGISYIDADGVEQNPTIRLVSHQVGDNELLAVNQVTVRTAEVERRFDVVLYLNGMPVAIFELKQAGAAKADLDAAHAQLATYLREFPMAFRFAVVTVISDGITARYGTPFTPLNHYSPWNVDDDGKPVQLGEPLDDVHLGTELEFLIEGVFNPERFLQLQRNFTAFDGGADGYAKRIAKPHQYFAVTKAVGSTVAAVESNGKAGVVWHTQGSGKSMEMELYAHLVATQPKLKNPTIIVVTDRKELDGQLYESFNRSRLLNESPIKVTTRAQLRDELANRATGGIYFTTLQKFGLSKAEKDAGLEHPLLSDRRNIIVIADEAHRSHYDDLDGYARHLKDALPNAALIAFTGTPISFEDRNTREVFGRYIDIYDLTRAVDDGATVPVYFEPRLVKVKLIDDVTEDDLDKAADEATLGLDEVERAKIEKSVAVINAVYGAPARLEALAADIVAHWETRSEEMCKFIGSPGKAFIVGATREICANLYDEIVKLKPEWHHDAVDKGVIKVVYSGTAQDVVPVARHVRRDRQNKVIQKRLRDAEDELQVVLVKDMMLTGFDAPPLHTLYLDRPLKGALLMQTLARVNRTFRGKPDGLLVAYAPLADNLNKALAEYTDTDRAQKPVGKNIDEAVALTTTLIASLDQLCAGYPWRSKLDGGPKSWVRAAYGLTNYLRSPGTPGNRPPEGEEPLGDRFRKLANQLARAWALCAGNQTLDHLRVTAKFYEEVRVWMGKFDASERQAEGKPVPEEIERMLSTLVATSTASGEIVDIYEAAGLPKPSLSDLGPEFQLKAQSATNPHLAIEALRALLVEESDHVTQHNLVRQRAFSERIAELMRKYTNQQLTSAEVIAELIELAKEVAEEGNRGQFFTPPLSHDELAFYDAVSTNESAVEIQGDDVLAQIARELVAVMQRDVKTDWTVRDDVRAKLRSSIKRLLVKYKYPPDKQPEAIRLVIEQMEAMAPRYAADGGSGTASR; this is encoded by the coding sequence ATGGCGGAGCAGCTGGGGTTCAGTGAGGCGGAGTGGGAGAGCGTCGCGTTGGAGACGCTCGCCGAGCAGGAGTGGCAGCCGCTCCCAGGGATCGCCGTCGTGCAAGGCGCTGAAAACGGTCGGGCCTCGTGGGACGACGTTGTGCTTCCTGGACGGATGCTGGCCAAGATGCGGGAGCTCAACCCCCAAGTGCCAGCGGAGTACCTGGAGCAGGCGCTCGCGGAGATCATTCAACCGACCTCACAGGACGCGATCGCGGAGAACTACCGGCTGCACCAGATTTGCACCCAGGGCTACCGCGGGATCAGCTACATCGACGCCGACGGCGTGGAACAGAACCCGACGATCAGACTGGTCAGCCACCAGGTCGGCGACAACGAGCTGCTCGCGGTCAACCAGGTCACCGTCCGTACGGCGGAGGTCGAGCGCCGCTTCGATGTCGTGCTCTATCTCAATGGCATGCCGGTCGCGATCTTCGAGCTGAAGCAAGCGGGCGCGGCCAAGGCCGATCTGGACGCCGCGCATGCCCAGTTGGCGACCTACTTGCGTGAGTTCCCGATGGCGTTCCGGTTCGCTGTGGTGACCGTGATCAGCGACGGGATCACCGCCCGCTACGGCACGCCGTTCACGCCGCTGAACCACTACTCGCCGTGGAACGTCGATGACGACGGCAAGCCGGTGCAGCTCGGCGAACCGCTCGACGACGTCCACCTCGGCACCGAGCTGGAGTTCCTGATCGAAGGCGTGTTCAATCCGGAGCGGTTCCTCCAGCTGCAACGGAACTTCACCGCCTTCGACGGCGGAGCCGACGGTTACGCGAAGCGGATCGCCAAGCCGCATCAGTACTTCGCGGTCACCAAGGCGGTCGGGTCGACGGTCGCGGCTGTGGAGAGCAACGGCAAGGCCGGCGTCGTGTGGCACACCCAGGGGTCGGGCAAGTCGATGGAGATGGAGCTGTACGCCCACCTCGTGGCTACGCAGCCCAAACTGAAGAACCCGACCATCATCGTGGTGACCGACCGCAAGGAACTCGACGGGCAGCTGTACGAATCGTTCAACCGGTCCCGTCTGTTGAACGAATCTCCGATCAAGGTTACGACGCGTGCGCAGCTGCGCGACGAGCTGGCCAACCGCGCCACGGGCGGCATCTACTTCACAACATTGCAGAAGTTCGGGCTCAGCAAAGCCGAGAAGGACGCCGGACTGGAGCACCCGCTGCTTTCGGACCGTCGCAACATCATCGTGATCGCTGATGAGGCCCACCGGAGCCACTACGACGACCTCGACGGCTACGCCCGCCATCTCAAGGACGCTCTGCCCAACGCTGCACTGATCGCGTTCACCGGAACGCCGATCTCCTTTGAGGACCGCAACACCCGGGAAGTGTTCGGCCGCTACATCGATATCTACGACCTGACCCGCGCCGTCGACGACGGTGCCACCGTTCCGGTCTACTTCGAGCCCAGGCTCGTCAAGGTCAAGCTGATCGATGACGTCACCGAGGACGACCTGGACAAGGCCGCGGACGAGGCGACGCTCGGGCTCGACGAGGTCGAGCGCGCGAAGATCGAGAAGTCCGTTGCGGTGATCAACGCCGTGTACGGCGCCCCAGCGCGTCTGGAGGCGTTAGCAGCAGACATCGTCGCGCATTGGGAGACGCGGTCGGAGGAGATGTGCAAGTTCATTGGTTCTCCCGGCAAGGCGTTCATCGTCGGGGCGACGCGTGAAATCTGCGCCAACTTGTACGACGAGATCGTCAAGCTCAAGCCCGAGTGGCATCATGACGCGGTCGACAAGGGCGTGATCAAGGTCGTCTACTCCGGTACCGCCCAGGACGTCGTGCCGGTGGCGCGGCACGTCCGCCGTGACAGGCAGAACAAGGTCATCCAGAAGCGGCTCCGTGATGCCGAGGACGAGCTTCAGGTCGTCCTGGTCAAAGACATGATGCTGACCGGCTTCGACGCGCCTCCGCTGCACACCCTCTATCTTGACCGTCCGCTCAAAGGCGCCTTGTTGATGCAGACATTGGCGCGGGTGAACCGCACGTTCCGCGGCAAGCCGGACGGATTGCTCGTCGCCTACGCGCCCTTGGCGGACAACCTGAACAAGGCGCTCGCCGAATACACCGACACCGACCGAGCCCAGAAGCCGGTCGGCAAGAACATCGACGAAGCTGTCGCGCTCACCACCACGCTCATCGCATCGCTGGATCAGCTGTGCGCCGGCTACCCGTGGCGGAGCAAGCTCGACGGCGGGCCGAAGAGCTGGGTCAGGGCGGCCTACGGCCTCACGAACTACCTCCGTTCCCCGGGCACTCCGGGCAACCGGCCTCCGGAGGGCGAGGAGCCGCTCGGCGACCGGTTCCGCAAGCTGGCCAACCAGCTGGCCCGGGCGTGGGCGTTGTGCGCCGGCAACCAGACCCTCGATCACCTTCGCGTCACCGCGAAGTTCTACGAAGAAGTCCGTGTCTGGATGGGCAAGTTCGATGCCTCGGAACGGCAGGCCGAGGGCAAGCCAGTGCCGGAAGAGATCGAAAGGATGCTCTCCACACTGGTGGCGACCTCCACGGCGTCCGGCGAGATCGTCGACATCTACGAAGCCGCCGGCCTGCCCAAACCGTCGTTGTCCGACCTGGGACCGGAATTCCAGCTCAAGGCCCAGTCAGCGACGAACCCGCACCTGGCGATCGAGGCGTTGCGCGCGCTGCTCGTCGAAGAATCGGATCACGTCACCCAGCACAACCTCGTCCGCCAGCGGGCGTTCTCCGAACGCATCGCCGAGCTGATGCGCAAGTACACCAACCAGCAGCTCACTTCGGCAGAAGTCATCGCCGAGCTGATCGAGCTGGCCAAGGAAGTCGCCGAGGAGGGCAACCGCGGGCAGTTCTTCACTCCGCCGCTGTCCCACGATGAGCTCGCGTTCTACGACGCCGTCAGCACCAACGAGTCGGCCGTCGAGATTCAGGGCGACGACGTGCTCGCCCAGATCGCACGCGAGTTGGTGGCAGTCATGCAACGCGACGTCAAGACCGACTGGACTGTCCGAGACGACGTGCGCGCCAAACTCCGATCGTCCATCAAACGTCTGCTCGTGAAGTACAAGTACCCGCCTGACAAGCAGCCTGAAGCTATCCGGCTTGTCATCGAGCAGATGGAAGCGATGGCACCCCGATACGCGGCTGACGGTGGATCAGGCACCGCATCCAGGTAG
- a CDS encoding restriction endonuclease subunit S, with protein sequence MSNWSGSMSDWSTAPLPEVLEFREGPGIMAADFRDGGVPLIRLAGLKLGANLLNGCNYLDPAKVEQKWKQFRLRKGDVLLSTSASLGEVATVVDEGVGAVPYTGIICFRPRDCRVDPRFIQHMLRTPSFKNQIEAMGVGSVMKHFGPSHLRSMTVSYPGVRTQRAIADVLGALDDKIAANNRLSATARSLADAIFMKSLRQGFGTPMTLGELASRGVLTLGDGYRTKRAEHGWPGYRILRAGDVRDGRIAPEGDDFVSKSYAGQIGSKLSQPGDIILTTKGSVGRVAVVPPDLEVVVYSPQICYFRVLDKEMIDSSYLASWFRSSDLQAQASQLMFKSDMAPYINLRDIRTLVVPVPGKIEQCKQVEVQRGLLDVVHAAHSENKRLGRTRDELLPLLMSGKARVREAEKVVEGVV encoded by the coding sequence GTGAGCAATTGGAGCGGCTCGATGTCTGACTGGTCTACTGCGCCCCTGCCAGAGGTACTCGAGTTTCGGGAAGGCCCGGGGATCATGGCTGCTGACTTTCGCGACGGCGGAGTGCCACTGATTCGTCTGGCAGGACTCAAACTGGGGGCCAACCTGCTGAACGGGTGCAACTACCTCGATCCCGCGAAGGTCGAGCAGAAGTGGAAGCAGTTCCGGCTTCGAAAAGGTGATGTGCTTCTCAGCACCTCGGCTTCCCTTGGGGAGGTTGCAACGGTTGTTGACGAGGGTGTGGGAGCTGTGCCATACACCGGAATTATCTGTTTTAGGCCTCGAGACTGTCGAGTGGATCCGAGGTTCATTCAGCACATGCTGCGGACGCCTTCGTTTAAGAACCAGATCGAAGCCATGGGTGTCGGATCCGTGATGAAACACTTCGGGCCTTCGCATCTGCGGAGCATGACCGTCTCGTATCCCGGTGTTCGAACGCAGCGTGCGATCGCGGATGTATTGGGCGCACTTGATGACAAGATTGCCGCGAATAACCGTTTATCGGCTACTGCGCGGAGCCTCGCTGATGCAATATTCATGAAAAGTCTAAGGCAGGGTTTCGGAACGCCGATGACTTTGGGTGAACTCGCAAGTCGTGGCGTCCTGACGCTAGGTGATGGCTATCGGACGAAGCGAGCGGAGCACGGCTGGCCAGGATACCGAATTCTGAGGGCAGGGGATGTTCGGGACGGACGCATCGCTCCTGAGGGTGACGACTTTGTGTCGAAATCGTATGCTGGACAGATTGGTTCGAAACTGTCGCAGCCAGGCGACATTATCTTAACAACAAAGGGGTCGGTGGGTCGTGTGGCGGTTGTGCCGCCTGACCTCGAAGTGGTCGTCTACAGTCCGCAGATTTGCTACTTCCGCGTCCTTGACAAGGAGATGATCGATAGCAGCTACCTCGCTTCTTGGTTTAGAAGCTCAGACCTTCAGGCTCAAGCGTCACAACTAATGTTCAAGAGTGACATGGCACCTTACATCAACCTTCGTGACATTCGTACTTTAGTTGTTCCGGTGCCCGGCAAGATTGAACAGTGTAAACAAGTAGAGGTGCAGCGCGGTCTCCTCGATGTTGTCCACGCCGCTCACTCCGAAAACAAGCGGCTCGGACGTACGCGGGACGAGCTTCTGCCCCTCCTGATGTCAGGCAAGGCGCGCGTGCGCGAAGCCGAGAAGGTCGTGGAGGGGGTTGTGTGA
- a CDS encoding class I SAM-dependent DNA methyltransferase, which produces MPPRKKKEPSAPSTMKELKDTLWKAADRLRGSLSANQYKDVILGLVFLKYVSDAYDERREAIRADLTAEGYDAEQIADLIDDPEEYQGYGVFVVPPTAQWDYLAQYAKGKPAEGTEPAKNIGQLIDEAMDLVMKTNPALQGTLPRLYNKDNIDQRRLGELIDLFNSARFSRQGEHRARDLMGEVYEYFLGNFARSEGKRGGEFFTPPSVVRVIVEVLEPSSGRVYDPCCGSGGMFVQTEKFIYEHNGDPKDVSIFGQESLEETWRMAKMNLAIHGIENKGLGARWGDTFARDQHADLQMDYVMANPPFNIKYWSRNTEDPRWKFGVPPATNANYAWIQHILYKLAPGGSAGVVMANGSMSSNSNGEGAIRAQIVEADLVSCMVALPTQLFRSTGIPVCVWFFAKDKRAGKHGAVDRSGQVLFIDARELGYMVDRAERTLSNEDIAKIADTYHAWRGTRSAAQKRLTYADVSGFCKSMGLPDIKAVDYALDPGRYVGAAEVEDDGEPIDDKIQRLANELIAAFDASAQLEKVVREQLERLDV; this is translated from the coding sequence ATGCCTCCCCGCAAGAAGAAGGAACCGTCGGCACCGTCGACGATGAAGGAGCTGAAGGACACGCTCTGGAAGGCCGCCGACCGGCTCCGCGGCTCGCTGTCCGCGAACCAGTACAAGGACGTCATCCTCGGCTTGGTATTCCTCAAGTACGTCTCGGACGCCTACGACGAACGCCGCGAAGCCATCCGCGCCGACCTGACGGCCGAAGGCTACGACGCCGAGCAGATCGCCGACCTGATCGACGACCCCGAGGAATACCAGGGCTACGGCGTCTTCGTCGTGCCGCCCACCGCCCAATGGGACTACCTCGCGCAGTACGCCAAGGGCAAGCCGGCCGAAGGCACCGAACCGGCCAAGAACATCGGTCAGCTGATCGACGAGGCAATGGACCTCGTCATGAAGACCAACCCGGCACTGCAGGGCACGCTGCCGCGCCTCTACAACAAGGACAACATCGACCAGCGCCGCCTCGGGGAACTGATCGACCTCTTCAACAGCGCCCGGTTCAGCCGCCAGGGCGAACACCGCGCACGCGACCTCATGGGCGAGGTCTACGAGTACTTCCTCGGCAACTTCGCCCGATCAGAAGGAAAGCGGGGCGGCGAGTTCTTCACCCCGCCCAGCGTCGTCCGAGTGATCGTCGAGGTGCTGGAACCCTCGAGCGGCCGCGTGTACGACCCGTGCTGCGGCTCCGGCGGCATGTTCGTGCAGACCGAGAAGTTCATCTACGAACACAACGGCGACCCTAAGGACGTCTCGATCTTCGGGCAGGAAAGCCTGGAAGAGACCTGGCGGATGGCGAAGATGAACCTCGCCATCCACGGCATCGAGAACAAGGGCCTCGGAGCCCGGTGGGGCGACACCTTCGCCCGCGACCAGCACGCGGACCTCCAGATGGACTACGTGATGGCCAACCCGCCGTTCAACATCAAGTACTGGTCACGTAACACCGAAGACCCACGCTGGAAATTCGGTGTACCTCCGGCTACCAATGCTAACTACGCCTGGATTCAACACATCCTGTACAAACTTGCTCCCGGCGGCAGTGCCGGCGTGGTGATGGCTAACGGCTCGATGTCGTCCAACTCCAACGGCGAAGGTGCCATCCGAGCCCAGATCGTCGAAGCCGACCTCGTCTCCTGCATGGTTGCGCTGCCGACACAACTCTTCCGTAGTACTGGCATCCCGGTCTGCGTGTGGTTCTTCGCCAAGGACAAGCGCGCCGGTAAGCACGGCGCGGTCGATCGATCTGGTCAGGTGCTGTTCATTGACGCCCGCGAACTCGGCTACATGGTCGACCGCGCCGAGCGCACGCTGTCGAACGAGGATATCGCCAAGATCGCCGACACCTACCACGCCTGGCGCGGAACCCGCTCCGCTGCCCAGAAGCGCCTGACCTACGCGGATGTTTCCGGCTTCTGCAAGTCGATGGGCCTGCCCGACATCAAGGCCGTCGACTACGCCCTCGACCCTGGCCGTTATGTCGGCGCTGCCGAAGTCGAAGACGACGGTGAACCCATCGACGACAAGATCCAGCGCCTCGCCAACGAATTGATTGCTGCCTTCGACGCGTCGGCCCAACTGGAGAAGGTTGTCCGTGAGCAATTGGAGCGGCTCGATGTCTGA